A region of Aliivibrio fischeri DNA encodes the following proteins:
- a CDS encoding thiazole synthase, producing MNDLLTIGDKTFRSRLFTGTGKFPNANVMQKALIESGSELSTMALKRVEVNNPEDNILKPIVDAGINLLPNTSGAKNAREAIFAAQLAREALGTNWLKLEIHPDPKYLMPDPIETLTAAEELVKQGFIVLPYCHADPVLCKRLEEVGCAAVMPLGAPIGSNKGIVSRDFLEIIIDQARVPVVVDAGIGAPSHAALAMELGADAVLVNTAIAAARNPIAMATAFKLAVQSGRLAYENGLASVNTQAVASSPLTAFLD from the coding sequence ATGAATGACTTATTAACCATTGGAGATAAGACGTTTAGATCACGTTTATTCACCGGAACAGGAAAGTTTCCAAATGCCAACGTTATGCAAAAGGCACTTATAGAGTCTGGTTCTGAATTATCAACAATGGCGTTAAAACGTGTTGAAGTGAATAACCCTGAAGACAATATATTAAAGCCGATTGTGGATGCTGGAATTAACTTATTACCCAATACGTCTGGTGCTAAAAATGCTCGTGAGGCAATTTTCGCTGCACAACTGGCTCGTGAAGCATTAGGGACAAATTGGCTTAAATTGGAAATTCATCCTGATCCCAAATACTTAATGCCTGACCCAATTGAAACATTAACCGCAGCAGAAGAGTTAGTGAAACAAGGGTTTATTGTCTTGCCATATTGTCATGCAGATCCCGTTTTATGTAAGCGACTGGAAGAGGTTGGCTGTGCTGCTGTCATGCCATTAGGTGCGCCTATTGGTTCAAATAAAGGTATTGTCAGTCGTGACTTTTTAGAGATTATTATTGACCAAGCTCGAGTACCTGTAGTGGTTGATGCAGGTATTGGTGCGCCATCTCATGCCGCTTTGGCAATGGAACTGGGGGCTGATGCTGTGCTTGTGAACACTGCGATTGCAGCTGCAAGAAACCCAATCGCAATGGCAACTGCATTTAAATTAGCTGTGCAATCTGGCCGATTAGCTTATGAAAATGGGTTGGCGTCAGTCAACACTCAAGCCGTTGCTTCTAGTCCATTAACGGCATTTCTTGATTAA
- the thiH gene encoding 2-iminoacetate synthase ThiH: MTFTDEWEKLHWDEVKLSIYSKTYHDVERALSKSKRDLEDFKALISPAAESYLEQMAQESARLTRQRFGHTIGFYIPLYLSNLCANACTYCGFSMENRIKRKTLNQDEVAQEVMAIKAMNFDSVLLVTGEHETKVGMNYFRQTLPQIKQSFNYLAMEVQPLEQEEYAELKTLGLDAVMVYQETYHPSTYAEHHLRGNKTDFKFRLETPDRLAKAGIDKIGIGALIGLEEWRTDCFFVAAHLDYLERRYWQTRYSISFPRLRPCEGALQPKSIMSDKQLVQLICAYRLLNPEVELSLSTRESEHFRDNVLPLGITSISAASKTQPGGYANDDQELEQFSISDERSAESVSLAVQARGFEPVWKDWERGFTSI, encoded by the coding sequence ATGACATTTACTGATGAATGGGAAAAGTTACATTGGGATGAAGTTAAGCTCTCTATCTATAGTAAAACGTATCATGATGTTGAAAGAGCGCTAAGTAAATCCAAACGAGATCTTGAAGATTTTAAAGCCTTAATTTCTCCTGCTGCAGAAAGCTATCTTGAACAAATGGCTCAAGAGTCTGCACGATTAACTCGCCAACGTTTTGGTCATACGATTGGTTTTTATATTCCTTTGTATCTTTCTAATCTTTGCGCGAATGCATGTACTTATTGTGGTTTCTCAATGGAGAATCGCATTAAGAGAAAGACGCTCAACCAAGATGAGGTTGCACAGGAAGTGATGGCGATTAAAGCGATGAATTTTGATAGTGTTCTTTTGGTAACGGGAGAACATGAAACCAAAGTTGGGATGAATTACTTTCGTCAAACATTACCGCAGATAAAGCAGTCGTTTAATTATCTCGCAATGGAAGTTCAGCCTTTAGAACAAGAAGAGTATGCAGAATTAAAAACCTTAGGTTTGGATGCGGTGATGGTGTATCAAGAAACGTATCATCCATCTACTTATGCGGAGCATCACCTTCGTGGTAATAAAACCGATTTTAAATTTAGATTAGAAACGCCTGACCGATTGGCAAAAGCGGGCATTGATAAGATTGGAATTGGGGCGCTTATTGGGCTAGAAGAGTGGCGAACAGATTGCTTTTTTGTGGCAGCGCATTTGGATTATTTAGAGCGTCGATATTGGCAGACTCGTTACTCAATTTCTTTTCCAAGATTGCGACCATGTGAAGGTGCGCTGCAACCAAAATCAATAATGAGTGACAAACAACTGGTGCAATTAATTTGTGCTTATCGGTTGTTAAACCCTGAGGTTGAACTGTCATTGTCCACTCGAGAGTCTGAACATTTTAGAGATAATGTATTGCCATTAGGTATCACATCAATATCCGCTGCATCGAAAACACAACCGGGTGGTTATGCAAATGATGACCAAGAGCTTGAACAGTTTTCTATTAGTGATGAGCGATCTGCTGAATCTGTTTCTTTAGCGGTACAAGCGAGGGGGTTTGAACCGGTTTGGAAGGACTGGGAGCGAGGGTTTACCTCTATTTAG